A single Leishmania infantum JPCM5 genome chromosome 14 DNA region contains:
- a CDS encoding putative histone acetyltransferase, producing MSSSAVPAYEEKQKVYALLNGTFHAAIVLEVAEDATEGGFLYYVRYVEQDSRLDQWLQASDIKERHQGRAQHGSSSTHQQYTPSGIKTRRQSHVTEQQNAETAVLTGEGVGMSTEVSANAKGGGAASHLVKVSKTRARRDSAFFSRTKNIYSICMGPHEVETWYFSPYHLARPEVQQRLQAASQCVTGSTELQLVQSTTPSGGTSGVSSGIAGVGGGAGGSGSVSVGGGGSGRGNGAGTRQWPIATRSFSLHICPYCLRPFLDNAAVVRHLQQDCLRHPPGNEIYRDPVRRLVVLELDGSLEPTFCEHLALLSKLFLEHKALDHDMTPFLFYVLCSMETHGLQVLGYFSKEKQTPEPYNLSCILVLPQYQSRGIGRFLIELSYELSRREGKVGTPEKPLSDLGEKLYLSYWADSVTMAIARAMEEGHCVSVDYLVQATAMIQADVIRALQHQKLLNGHQLTISEDIVERCYTKRLTKERDITSYTFYTHLLSWAPGFYEEFRGVPPAPAFVPWRDPRAPHSRTGG from the coding sequence atgtcgagcagcgccgtccctGCGTACGAGGAGAAGCAAAAGGTTTACGCTCTCCTCAACGGTACCTTCCATGCGGCGATTGTGCTGGAGGTAGCAGAAGACGCAACAGAGGGCGGCTTTCTCTACTACGTTCGCTACGTGGAGCAGGACAGCAGGCTGGATCAATGGCTGCAGGCGAGCGACATCAAGGAACGTCACCAGGGCCGCGCACAACatggaagcagcagcacccatCAGCAGTACACCCCGAGCGGTATCaagacgcggcggcagagccaCGTGACAGAGCAGCAGAATGCAGAGACGGCAGTGCTGACGGGCGAAGGGGTTGGTATGTCCACAGAGGTTTCGGCAAACGcgaaaggcggcggcgccgcctcgcactTGGTAAAAGTGTCGAAGACGCGTGCGCGACGCGATAGCGCGTTTTTCTCACGCACCAAGAACATCTACTCGATCTGCATGGGGCCGCACGAGGTGGAGACGTGGTACTTCAGCCCGTACCACCTCGCCCGCccagaggtgcagcagcgactgcaggCAGCGTCTCAGTGTGTAACGGGGAGCACCGAGCTGCAGTTGGTTCAATCCACCACGCCGTCAGGCGGCACTAGTGGTGTGAGCAGTGGTATCGCCGgcgttggtggtggcgctggtggcagcgGGAGTGTGAGCGTAGGGGGGGGTGGGTCAGGCAGAGGGAATGGTGCCGGTACGCGGCAGTGGCCAATCGCTacgcgctccttctctctccacaTATGCCCCTACTGCCTGCGGCCGTTCCTTGACAACGCAGCGGTAGTGCGGCATCTCCAGCAAGACTGCCTGCGCCATCCCCCTGGCAACGAGATCTACCGCGACCCAgtgcggcgcctcgtcgTGTTGGAGCTGGACGGCTCGCTGGAGCCGACCTTCTGTGAGCACCTTGCTCTTCTCTCGAAGCTCTTTCTTGAGCACAAGGCTCTGGACCACGACATGACGCCCTTCCTGTTCTACGTACTGTGCTCCATGGAGACGCACGGCCTGCAAGTGTTGGGGTACTTCAGCAAGGAGAAGCAAACCCCCGAGCCGTACAACCTGTCATGCATCTTGGTGCTACCGCAGTATCAGAGCCGCGGCATCGGTCGATTCTTGATCGAGCTCAGCTACGAGCTCTCGCGCCGTGAGGGCAAGGTCGGCACGCCGGAGAAGCCCCTCAGCGACTTGGGTGAGAAACTGTACCTAAGCTACTGGGCCGACTCCGTCACCATGGCCATTGCCCGGGCTATGGAGGAAGGCCACTGCGTCTCTGTGGATTACCTGGTGCAGGCAACGGCGATGATTCAGGCAGATGTGATACGAGCCTTACAGCACCAGAAGCTTCTGAACGGGCATCAGCTGACCATCTCCGAGGACATTGTCGAACGGTGCTACACGAAGCGCCTCACCAAGGAACGGGACATCACGAGCTACACCTTCTACACGCACTTGCTCAGCTGGGCCCCCGGCTTCTACGAAGAGTTCCGTGGcgtgccgccagcgccagcgttTGTGCCTTGGCGCGACCCAAGAGCGCCCCACTCGCGAACCGGCGGTTGA
- a CDS encoding putative 60S ribosomal protein, which translates to MRRALIASGLMSRCTLAHRYCSTKPAGDNAKIDDLATAYSQLTLREVSDLQRLIFKKLGHSDEFYEKALLRGLGGGGGAVMMAPAAAAAVAPAADAPAADALKTEKKKVEKLTYDVKLEKFAPEIKIKLIKELRTVTNLSIADAKKAVEKCPGLVATNMSKDDAEKLKVLYEKLGAKVELL; encoded by the coding sequence ATGCGCAGGGCACTCATTGCAAGCGGCCTCATGAGCCGGTGCACGCTGGCGCACCGCTACTGCTCCACCAAGCCTGCAGGCGACAACGCGAAGATCGACGACTTGGCCACCGCCTACTCTCAGCTAACGCTGAGGGAAGTGTCtgacctgcagcgcctcatATTCAAGAAGCTAGGTCACAGCGACGAATTCTacgagaaggcgctgctgcgcggtctaggcggtggcggtggcgcggttATGATGgctccagctgcggcggcggcggtggcaccggcAGCCGATGCCCCGGCCGCAGACGCGCTCaagacggagaagaagaaggtTGAGAAGCTCACGTACGACGTTAAGCTCGAAAAGTTTGCGCCAGAGATCAAAATCAAGCTCAtcaaggagctgcgcacAGTGACCAACCTCAGCATCGCCGATGCCAAGAAGGCAGTGGAGAAGTGCCCCGGTCTTGTGGCCACCAACATGAGCAAGGACGACGCGGAGAAGCTCAAGGTGCTTTATGAAAAGCTCGGGGCCAAGGTGGAGCTCCTCTAA